A genomic stretch from Pelodiscus sinensis isolate JC-2024 chromosome 23, ASM4963464v1, whole genome shotgun sequence includes:
- the LOC102445508 gene encoding arylacetamide deacetylase-like 4 isoform X3 — MQSSWLCPLYAPGKEIRRGSQALHQGPAVWESASASLPASSTFCWPKERGHLLSWRRLDVWQHCYETVCRYIAGESESVVVSVEYRLAPEHTYPAQYEDCLAASTHFMKMAEDYGVDPACIILAGDSAGGNLAAAVCQTLVTSADLPKVHAQLLIYPCLQAIDFNLPSYQQNRGVPILFRERAAFYVLQYLTGDASFLEDVLEGSHLPVDVKLKFRKWLSADNIPKEFKVRGYKPKVPIGCSLEVYEAVKGLCEPSFSPLLAEEAVVHQLPASFILTCEYDVLRDDGLLYKKRLEDSGVPVTWYHIENGFHGVISLFGHGGLSFPAGKKGLDSIVSFLRSL; from the exons ATGCAGTCAAGTTGGCTTTGTCCGCTATATGCGCCAGGGAAAGAAATTAGGAGAGGATCCCAAGCTCTTCATCAAGGACCTGCAGTTTGGGAGAGTGCCAGTGCGTCTTTACCAGCCTCGAGCACCTTCTGCTGGCCGAAGGAGAGGGGTCATCTACTTTCATGGAGGAGGCTGGATGTTTGGCAGCATTG CTATGAAACTGTGTGCCGCTACATCGCTGGAGAAAGTGAATCGGTGGTTGTGTCCGTTGA GTATCGTCTGGCTCCCGAGCACACGTACCCAGCACAGTATGAGGACTGTCTGGCTGCTTCCACACACTTTATGAAGATGGCAGAAGACTATGGAGTGGATCCTGCCTGTATTATCCTTGCGGGGGACAGTGCAGGAGGCAatcttgctgctgctgtttgccaAACCCTCGTGACTAGTGCAGACCTTCCGAAGGTACATGCTCAGCTCTTGATCTATCCATGCCTTCAGGCAATTGACTTCAATTTACCATCATATCAGCAAAACCGTGGAGTCCCCATCTTGTTTAGGGAACGTGCAGCTTTCTATGTTCTGCAGTACCTGACGGGTGATGCATCCTTTTTGGAAGATGTCCTGGAAGGTTCCCATCTTCCCGTAGACGTAAAATTGAAGTTTAGGAAATGGCTAAGCGCAGACAATATCCCCAAGGAATTTAAGGTCAGAGGGTACAAACCAAAGGTGCCCATCGGATGCTCCCTGGAGGTTTATGAGGCAGTTAAAGGTCTCTGTGAGCCATCCTTTTCCCCACTTTTAGCGGAGGAGGCTGTGGTTCACCAGCTCCCGGCGTCGTTCATCTTGACCTGTGAGTATGACGTGCTTAGGGATGATGGCCTGTTATACAAGAAGAGATTAGAAGACAGCGGTGTTCCGGTGACCTGGTACCACATTGAGAATGGATTCCATGGAGTCATAAGCCTGTTTGGTCATGGAGGGTTGTCATTTCCAGCTGGAAAAAAGGGACTGGACAGCATTGTAAGCTTTCTCAGAAGCTTATAA
- the CFAP107 gene encoding cilia- and flagella-associated protein 107: MLRSMLTSPKDVQEWYLPSWKIKPKYSTKVLVGNWLEERKRFIKDLGKPSNSVYGTDFIHFPDCRTDQTVRRSIMKKLDGLPKQHLLTHHEEPSNRNLVNQYDDHYNRHGYNPALPPVRRWNRHKLAWLPEKSDFPIFEPPTNYGLFEQLMKKWTQKEAGVMNSVYTVSYKKPPVSAFAVRRRPVTNYHLSPCDGQRLPHNLSASLECDGAPACHQAPEQPIRDTVALGAAL, from the exons ATGCTAAGAAGCATGCTTACATCTCCAAAGGATGTACAGGAATGGTATCTTCCCAGCTGGAAAATAAAACCGAAGTACTCTACAAAAGTGCTCGTTGGAAACTGgttggaagagaggaaaagg TTTATAAAAGATCTTGGGAAACCCAGCAACAGCGTCTATGGGACTGACTTTATTCACTTCCCTGACTGCAGAACAGATCAAACAGTGAGGAGATCCATTATGAAGAAACTTGAT GGCCTGCCAAAGCAGCACCTGTTAACGCATCATGAAGAACCGAGTAACCGAAATTTAGTCAATCAGTATGACGATCATTACAACAGACATGGCTATAATCCTGCATTGCCTCCGGTCCGCAGATGGAATCGACATAAGCtagcctggctgccagagaaatcagATTTCCCTATTTTCG AACCACCCACCAACTATGGCCTTTTTGAGCAACTAATGAAAAAATGGACCCAAAAAGAGGCTGGAGTGATGAACAGTGTTTACACTGTTTCTTATAAAAAGCCCCCAGTTTCTGCTTTTGCCGTACGTCGACGTCCGGTCACAAATTACCACCTATCCCCCTGCGATGGGCAGCGTCTTCCCCACAACCTCAGTGCAAGTCTGGAATGTGATGGAGCACCAGCATGCCATCAAGCTCCCGAGCAGCCCATCAGAGACACGGTGGCCCTGGGTGCCGCACTGTAG